In one Bacillus rossius redtenbacheri isolate Brsri chromosome 11, Brsri_v3, whole genome shotgun sequence genomic region, the following are encoded:
- the LOC134536471 gene encoding microtubule-actin cross-linking factor 1, isoforms 6/7-like codes for MGLKDPQAPEKTSSKDALQQAPEKTSSKDALQQAPEKTSSKDALQQAPEKTSSKDALQQAPEKTSSKDALQQAPEKTSSKDALQPAPEKTSSKDALQQAPEKTSSKDALQQAPEKTSSKDALQPAPEKTSSKDALQQAPEKTSSKDALQQAPEKTSSKDALQQAPEKTSSKDALQQAPEKTSSKDALQPAPEKTSSKDALQPAPEKTSSKDALQPAPEKTSSKDALQQAPEKTSSKDALQPAPEKTSSKDALQQAPEKTSSKDALQQAPEKTSSKDALQQAPEKTSSKDALQQAPEKTSSKDALQQAPEKTSSKDALQQGPEKTSSKDALQQAPENTSSKDALQQGPEKTSSKDALQQAPENTSSKDALQQAPEKTSSKDALQQAPEKTSSKDALQQAPENTSSKDALQQGPEKTSSKDALQQAPEKTSSKDALQQAPENTSSKDALQQGPEKTSSKDALQQAPENTSSKDALQQAPEKTSSKDALQQAPENTSSKDALQQGPEKTSSKDALQQAPEKTSSKDALQQAPEKDQKGLGRQPNTSKKVNELRF; via the exons ATGGGCCTGAAAGATCCG CAAGCTCCCGAGAAGACGTCGTCGAAGGATGCGCTCCAGCAAGCTCCCGAGAAGACGTCGTCGAAGGATGCGCTCCAGCAAGCTCCCGAGAAGACGTCGTCGAAGGATGCGCTCCAGCAAGCTCCCGAGAAGACGTCGTCGAAGGATGCGCTCCAGCAAGCTCCCGAGAAGACGTCGTCGAAGGATGCGCTCCAGCAAGCTCCCGAGAAGACGTCGTCGAAGGATGCGCTCCAGCCAGCTCCCGAGAAGACGTCGTCGAAGGATGCGCTCCAGCAAGCTCCCGAGAAGACGTCGTCGAAGGATGCGCTCCAGCAAGCTCCCGAGAAGACGTCGTCGAAGGATGCGCTCCAGCCAGCTCCCGAGAAGACGTCGTCGAAGGATGCGCTCCAGCAAGCTCCCGAGAAGACGTCGTCGAAGGATGCGCTCCAGCAAGCTCCCGAGAAGACGTCGTCGAAGGATGCGCTCCAGCAAGCTCCCGAGAAGACGTCGTCGAAGGATGCGCTCCAGCAAGCTCCCGAGAAGACGTCGTCGAAGGATGCGCTCCAGCCAGCTCCCGAGAAGACGTCGTCGAAGGATGCGCTCCAGCCAGCTCCCGAGAAGACGTCGTCGAAGGATGCGCTCCAGCCAGCTCCCGAGAAGACGTCGTCGAAGGATGCGCTCCAGCAAGCTCCCGAGAAGACGTCGTCGAAGGATGCGCTCCAGCCAGCTCCCGAGAAGACGTCGTCGAAGGATGCGCTCCAGCAAGCTCCCGAGAAGACGTCGTCGAAGGATGCGCTCCAGCAAGCTCCCGAGAAGACGTCGTCGAAGGATGCGCTCCAGCAAGCTCCCGAGAAGACGTCGTCGAAGGATGCGCTCCAGCAAGCTCCCGAGAAGACGTCGTCGAAGGATGCGCTCCAGCAAGCTCCCGAGAAGACGTCGTCGAAGGATGCGCTCCAGCAAGGTCCCGAGAAGACGTCGTCGAAGGATGCGCTCCAGCAAGCTCCCGAGAATACGTCGTCGAAGGATGCGCTCCAGCAAGGTCCCGAGAAGACGTCGTCGAAGGATGCGCTCCAGCAAGCTCCCGAGAATACGTCGTCGAAGGATGCGCTCCAGCAAGCTCCCGAGAAGACGTCGTCGAAGGATGCGCTCCAGCAAGCTCCCGAGAAGACGTCGTCGAAGGATGCGCTCCAGCAAGCTCCCGAGAATACGTCGTCGAAGGATGCGCTCCAGCAAGGTCCCGAGAAGACGTCGTCGAAGGATGCGCTCCAGCAAGCTCCCGAGAAGACGTCGTCGAAGGATGCGCTCCAGCAAGCTCCCGAGAATACGTCGTCGAAGGATGCGCTCCAGCAAGGTCCCGAGAAGACGTCGTCGAAGGATGCGCTCCAGCAAGCTCCCGAGAATACGTCGTCGAAGGATGCGCTCCAGCAAGCTCCCGAGAAGACGTCGTCGAAGGATGCGCTCCAGCAAGCTCCCGAGAATACGTCGTCGAAGGATGCGCTCCAGCAAGGTCCCGAGAAGACGTCGTCGAAGGATGCGCTCCAGCAAGCTCCCGAGAAGACGTCGTCGAAGGATGCGCTCCAGCAAGCTCCCGAAAAGGATCAAAAAGGACTTGGACGACAGCCGAACACCAGCAAAAAAGTGAACGAACTGAGGTTTTAG